DNA from Biomphalaria glabrata chromosome 14, xgBioGlab47.1, whole genome shotgun sequence:
TATACTTGTCTTATTTTATGCGCCTTGGCCCTTCATTAGATGTCTGGCTCATGAACAGAGTATAAAACCTTAACACTTTGAAAGTTAGTTTTTCCAgttatgtagatctattatttatttagttagtAGAAACATTCCTGTGATCTCTTTTGTTTAGGATTCTTCTAAGGCTCAGACGCCCAGAGAGACGGTAAAACCAGGCAAGAAACTTGATCTACCAGCCAATTCTCGCAGGTTGGTGCACTcgcaattaataattataattaatttttcattctttaAACTATTGTCAAAATTGTTATACCCGTCACCTTAGAAAAATATTGGGCTCCATAGGATCATATCTGTTAAAGCttattaaatagaaaaacatcggaaaaaaattatacaatattaaaaatagaatattattatagttattattTTACGAAAAATAAATTTCACTTTTTGCTTGCTCTCCACTATCAGAAAATAAACATGCTCTACTTATTCCTCTTAGATCTGTGATATTCATTTTTCTACTAAATtctaggtaaaaaaaacaactattggtGCAATGCCCTTAGCCAGAGGCTGAGGCCAAACGGATtattataagatctagatcagtgattcccaaagtggtctatatagacccccaggggtctacgaggacttccaaggggtctacgaaagtgaaaaaatacattgggggtccatgacctgtaaatgggggtctacgagagtGGATCTCATTTAAGCATATCGAgactttatatttcatttcccattaatgattttaccttagttaatcctttcaatTGTAACTCTGTTAGTCTAATGAATTTTATTAcatattgtttttaatgttaacatcttattttaaacattgtaattttgtctacatgaaAGTAACATTGTACATGGCCTAGAACTGTAGAAATGAAAGTGTTGGTTACTAGACATTTTGTCTGTATTCGTCCTTGTCGAACAAGTCATTTCAtatgtgctttttttgtaacaaagttTTAAGCTAAGTTACAATGAAACTATCTAACCTGGAACACCATTTGAGACAATGACAACATGATAAAATAGATTGAGATTTGAAATAGCCTACTTTCAACACTTTTAGTTTAGAACAGTAGAACTAAATGTTTGATAAAAGATTCTAAAAGAAAAGAGGTTTGTGAGTGTcttacaatattttttcttaggcCTATATCTAACTCCAGAAAACTGCACTATTAAAAGCCACACACATCTGATATCatagtaaaaacatttttctaaacaacaatacagttcaaaggtgTAATGGTAAGAGGAGTTAGGACACTGGAAGGTTCTTATGTAATTACTTTCCAAAGacatacttctaaaaaaaaaaagcttgactAGTTAACCTTGCCCGATAATATTGTGTTATTATTATcacgttttctttttgttatgaATTAAGAAAATCATAAAGAACTGCTCATTGCCTGAAACTTTGATCAAACGAAGGCATAATCTCAATGTTTCTTGTGAGGATTAAGTAATGAAGCATACAATAGATGGGATGAATTTTCcaaattttcaaatttaaaacaatcatCTAATCGAGAAGTTATGATATTAAATCTAACTAAATTGAACCCTAATGTTGAAATGTTACACAAACTTGCTATCCAataggccagtgtttcccaaactttcaaCATATACCAAATAGGCGTACCCCTTCAATAATTTTCGTAAATCTAagtcccttcccccccccccccttaaaaaatagaataattgttgaaaataataaacgaactttgggaaatactgcaataggcgttttttctttttttttttttagtcaattcatataatgcatattaaatcttattttgcttcattttaatGTGAATTTCATCAATGAATGGCCTAGAAATAAGTGAGAAAAACCCAAATGAAGTTGAAGAATTTTCCAAAAaatgcagggggtctaccgaagaatggaaaacatggcaaggggtctacgagacaaaaaagtttgggaaccactgatctagatcatCTAGTAATCTTTAAGATTAATCTTAGTGATATTAGTGAAGTTAGTCGGTTTAATagatttctattattattataggcctacttagaatttatactttttttttatagttaactTAGTTATAGGCCTACTGACTAAGTTATACTATTATGAttatctatagtctatactcaTAGACTTGGTCTACTGTCACGGTCTAGACTAGTCTCCTAGTCCTAGTAGGACTTAAACTGAGTAACTGTAACTCACTGAGAGTGAGAATAAgtaacttttaagtcttcttgGATGTCTTAGTCAACTTATTAATTTAAAAGCATTACTAAATTGACTAAATCTAAAGCCTTAGCCTTAGCTTAGATGATCAAGCCCTAGATTTAGGTTTAGTTCTAACCAgatgtatatttgtctagtgcTCTAGAGATTCGATTAGATTTGTCGTGAGCAACATATTTATAACTATTTTTAACAGAGAGGTTTCTCaaaagaaacagagaaaaaatagaGGTACTAAAGGTTCAGTCCAAGAGGTGGATAAAAAGTTGGATGTCACTGTCACAGAGGCAAAACCATCTCAAGATAAAGAAGGTGAGATGAGGATCAGGTCCTTAGTTTTATTATGATTTCATTTCTGAGATATGTCGTAAATAGTTTCTCTTATAGACCGCATGTTAAGaacttaaatttaaaagaaaaaaaaactttattactACAAGGGTTAATTATGTAAACactaatttctttttgtcttgtCTAAAGTTACctagtaaatttaaatatgtttttttttatattaaagatgcCACTAACGCCAAAAAAAAGGAACCAGCCCAGTATGAATACTTCGATTACCGTGTGGTAAGTTTTTGTGCCATATTTCTTGTGACATTACACTAAACTATTTGTTATTGCTGTGGAATTCATCTGGTAGATTTTATTAATTGACGTCATGTGACAAAAGTAAACACCATCTGAATAATGTATGCATTAACTAACATTTCATGATAATTGGGGTGAGGTGGTAGAGGAACAGGATGTCTCTGATTCCTATCAACTACATTGGGTACCTGTTACtggttagggaaagtaaaggcagttggtcattttaCTTGTCACATAACAACCTTGTTAACCTTAGAAACAGAATTTATTGTCTGGCCCATGGGTCACTGGGTCTGATAGGAAAACTTTActtgtactttatttatgtattagGTATAGTctatagaaactttttttttgtttatccaGTACCTCGCGGAATCAGATGAGGGGTATACTGAAGTTGTTAGGAAGCACAAGCCAAGACGTAATGTATCATCGCTGGATAAAACCTCATCAAACAAAGATAGCTCGTCCTCCACTGacacagaaaaaagaaaaaaggaatccAGACGGTCCAAAGGCAAATCTTCTGCCACTAACACTGATGTTAAGAAAAAGGAAAATTCTCCCCAGAACATTGGCAAGTCTTCAACTGCTAACCCTGGCAATATGAAAAAGGAACCCACCAGTACTAAAGAAACTGCTAGAAAGTAAGTAACTCTTCTAAACGAATATATAAGTATTTATATTGTGAAAGGAATATTATCGAGTACTAAACATTTAGGAACATGTTTTAGAAATCTATTTACATGCACTTTTATGTCATTCATAGTTCAAAAAGATCTGCACCAAGAGCAAGATCAAAAGCTCAGAGCCACACAGCAAGCACCAGGATGACTGACTTATCAACTAGCAGgtgcctactttttttttctatgttcaaCCTTTAAAGCTTACCCAAacagatttattttattctagatggtaataaaaatattaaaataacaagcttaatacttttattgtttttttagtaCCTAAGTTTACTTTTTAACTCCTTTAGGCCCTCTGCCAAGAATCCTAATGTTGAAAAACATCAGCCGTCTGACAAAAGTAATAGCTCACATTCTGACCCAAGCAGTACAGCTAGTACACCAACTTTCCCTAGTGtttcaaaaccttttttaaaaggcatcacaaagagcTTTTCAAGTGTAGTTGCTGGTACAAATGCCTCAAGCACCACCACCAGATCACGCACTATATGGAATAGTAGTATTGGCAACACTTCAGCAAAGAAAATAGCTTCAGTGTCAGACTCAGGTTGGGTAAAAAATTCAACCCAGAAGCCTTCTCAGCAGTCATCACGAGGTGTTGTAAAACTGTCAAACCAGTCTCAGCCAGACAAAAAACAACCAGAGAAAAACCAAGAGATGTACGGCAGACCTTTTGATGAAAAGGCTACCTATGAAGATGAAGATGTAGGATTTATTTTGCAGGAGTCGACTGATAAAATCCTCCATGCCAACTCATTAGAAAAAAGCACATCATCAGAATCAAGTGTAGATTCGTTAACAAATTCAAGCCATGCTTCCTCCATTCACTCACTCTTGGGTGTCAATGATGACGCTTCAACTCATTCTGATCTAGAGAAAAAGCAAGAACTAGTCAGCAGCACTTCAGATGAAAGAGCTAACTCCGAAGACAGTGATGATGGATTGACAAGCCTCCAGTCTCATTCCAACTCATCAGAAAAAATCACCTCTTCTGAGTCTAGTGTAGATTTGTTAACAAATTCTAGTCATGCATTCTCCATTCAATCACTCTTAGGTTTCAATAATGAATCTTCAACTCAGTCAAATCTAGAGAAAAAGCGAGAACTAGTCAGCAGCTCTTCAGATGAAAGAGCTAGCTCTGAAGACAGTGATATTGGATGCTCAAGCCTCCAGTCTTATTCTAACTCAGCAGAAAAAAGCACATCTTTTGAATCAAGTGAAAAGTTGATAACAAATTCAAGCCCTGCTTTCTCCATTCAGTCTAATCTAGAGAAAAAGGAAGAACTAGTCAGCATCTCTTCAGATGAAAGAGCTAGCTCTGAAGACAGAGATATTGGATGCATAATGTCACCAAACAATTCCTCTCAACCAGATGtgaactgtcacgtgataaatGCATACACTGATGTTGCTTGGCATAATTTTGTCAGCCAAACTGAAGCTTTCTTCCAATCTCTACAATCTGAATTTTATAGAAAACAATCAACATACCCAGAGTTTAAGATAGAGCAAGAGCTAGTGAGCAGCTTTtcagatgaaagagctacatCCAAAGACTGTAATGCTGAATGTACAGGTCTGGAAGCGATTGGACCAATTGATTTGAGTCTCAGGCCACAGTCCCAATCCACCGCTTCAGAACAATTATGTAATCATAGTTTTCAAGACTCCCTGATAAAGTCACCAAACAATAATTTGGTGGTCTCTCTGCCTAATGAGATGACCTCTCCAGTGATGAATGTTGATGTCAATGATGCTTGGGATGCTTTTGTAAACCAAACACAAGCTTTCTACCAAACTGTTGATGGCCTACAATCAACCCATCCTAAGCTTGAGGAAAATCAAGATGAAAGAGTTACCTATGAAGATAGTGGTGTTGTATGGACAAGCCAGGGAGCAATGACATCATCGGACATGAGCCACAAGCCACATTCCACCTGTTCAGATCAATTAGAAATGCTATGtatatctatacaagacaaccTTTTAATGTCACCAAACAATCCCTTGGCCAGCTCTCTACCAGATGAGATGACCTCTCCAGTGATAAATGCTGACATTGCTAACACTACAAGGTTCTTTGAAAACCTGCTTCATCCACAAGATTTTTGTCGTACACCTGGAAAACAGAGGAACACTTCAATGATTGACAactgtacagaaaaaaaagcatttggTAACCCATTTCACGTTCCAGCCTTTGACTCTCCATTTCCTTATAGTGACAGAGGGAGGAAAATTTCATTGAATCAGGtataatcattatttcttttcttaaaatatatatttctttccaAATATTCTTCATGGTGAAAAAATTtacttaaatataaatacatatatacctACTTGTAGTCTTAAATATGCTTaaagttttatataaaaaaatttattcttgcttaattgcaatatatattttttaccagATCAAATTTGTTTGTGtgattgaatttttaaatttactttacaGAATACTCTGGCCAGCAGTGTTGGACATTCAGACATTTGGCTTAAGTATGTTTTgcatattattacatattattattataaattactaTTCAAAATATTACCTTGATGATTGATCTAGTattactagtaattaaacattttttatcacAATAAATCATATCAGGATTGATCATTAATTTGtatcaataaaaagtaaaaataaaagtgtctTTATAATTGTAAATTACATTAGATTTTGTGTACAAATTATctctataaaataaacaaatttaacttTAAACCAAGCAATAGTTAAAATAGTCTAGATAGCTGCCAAGTTGAGTGGTTTTTGTATAATTAGAATTAGGTCTTAACATGTTCAAACATTGGTGGTGCAGCACTACTTCTTAGTTGTCTTGCTGATAATTACTCAGTGGATCAAAAGGCAAAACATTATCCACAaattttctcttctcttttagCCATTCCATTGTTTTTGAAAGTCTTCAGCAGGAGCTTGAAGATGAAAAAGATTTGCGCCAGGCTGTTGAGGTTAGTtgtgttgttattttaaaacatctctgTGATGTTCTTTAATAGAAATACTTTGTGCACATTTAATGTAGCCATGTTTGACCTTTGTGTTAATATTTGGTTCCCTATATGTCCACAGAGAGAGGGTTTGACATCACTTAAAGTGGAAAGAACAATATGGCTCGAAAAGCTTAAAAATGTTGCGCTGAATAATATTAAGAATCTTGAGGAGTTAGTTAAAAGGTACTTATATTGTTATGTTGAGGAGTTAGTTAAAAGGtacttttaatgttatgttgaGAAGTTAGTTAATGTTATGTTATCTACCCTTCCTCCCTTCACACTTGTACTGTAGACCTACTTATCATGTTAATCTTGGCTGGGTttagaaaaaacattttctagtgAGCTAGGTCTGAAAAGAGACAAATTATACCAACATAAATGAATTGGACCATAACACGCTGAGCATGAAAGATGTGCTAtagaaaaacaattaaaataagatTAAATAAATAGCTTGCCTGCCTAATCTAATTAAGTaaaagtatgtttttttaattattgattaaattttgttatgttttagtGCTGGACAGAAAGATGACCGTTATGGTTACTCTCAACTGAAACAGAAAATAAGAGACTGGACTCTGCACTTGGAATTTTGTGACCAAGGTTTAATTGAGGTAAATATAATTTGTTGTTGGTTCTGATTTCTTTGAGAGTTTTTGGATTgtaaattaaaattacattgataataaataaattgtctTTGTAATCCTTACATAAtatgatatattttaatatatattataatattctaatatttatagtaattattattcaaagaaatgtgaaataaaatttGTGTGCCAAATAATTtgtgaacttaaaaaaaaaaggaattaattATCAGAGAAAGTTAATGTAACTTAAAACACTTCCATATATTGGTAATAAGTtataagttttttatttgtttaggcTACACAAGGGGGACTACAGATGACAACTTTAGAAAAATTAATGGACAGCCTTCAGGTATCTTCAGCACCAATCAGTATTTTTAAAGAAGCTCCAGTTAGCCCAGTTTTACTAGAGCGATATGAAAGCGTCACAAGGGCCATCCAAAGGTCCTTCCCTGGTTACCCAAGGTGAGTCTCTATATGTAGTGGTACTTATTacttggataaatttatttattgaaataaattacaatCATATTTCTGGTTAAAATTGTAAGGAATTTagtctttttaaaatagaaagaaacaaaggcCAAAACTTAACCCTGTACACCAATTAATTCTGCTCCATATTTGAAAGGAAAGAATTATTCAAATCATAAGACTGTACATAAACCATTTTAGTTGTCTCTCCAGAATTAGATTTCTTCTGAATGCCTTTTTGAATTTATATTCAAacccttataaaaaaaataagaatatgCTGGTGCTGATGGCACAAGCAAATTATGTCTGTAATCTATTATAAAATGTAGCTCTAACTTTcaattttgcaaaaaaaaaattttttttcaatgattgATTCTGTCATTAACCTGATGTATATGTTTTCactaacatttgacaaatagtTATTTACAACTTTTCTGCTGATGATAATAACCATCATTtaggatttaattttttttttagatttaactcCTAATAATGAATGCTGCATTcacttttttattattgaaaaatgttattaaataacATATTAATAGATCATTTGCATTTCCTTACAGGAGCTCCATTATTACTAAACTTGAAGTGATAAAAGCACTCTCTGGTGGAACACTGAATATGTTCAGCAACTATCACCTGATCAAAGCCATAACAAATTCAATAATTCAGGACAGGGTGCAACAGGTAGGCACAAACTTAACttctttttcaatataaaactataggcctacaatataCCGATGTTACCAATCATCTATTGGTGTGTCCATTCTATATTGCAATGTAAGTTGGTACCCTGGTCCTTTCATGAGGCACAAAAGCATAACCAGTCAATCGTTACTTTTTTAATTCTCTCtataaacaacttttttttttttggcaaaagggggggggcactaTATTACGATTTATCAAGAAAAGgagtaaaataattaaatacataaCTATTAACTAATATTGCAATGTGTGTTGATGCCCTTGATCTTTGTTGTATATTATGTTAAAAAACTCAATGCCTGGTTTTGAAATTCATACTGAAGTCTAAACTTTACTCTACAAAAGAAAATCTACACTAAGAATGAGTACTtcttataaaaagttttttccTTATTATACCAAAAAGTTGTTTCTTTTCATTGCAAGCAACAGTCTTACAACTCAGCCCATTCTTTGGGATTGCTATCCACAATCATTGTCAAAATAAGAGGAATCTTTTTATGTGTACATTTCCctcttttttaaatgaaaggAAGTTTAAAGATTATTGATTTTGTAAAACCTGTGTTAGTACCAGCAGGACAATAAATAGTATTTACAGTTTAAGTGTTCTAAAACAAACCCTTCCACAATTTTTTTGTCTGCTGCAATTGAACTTTGTCATAATTTCctctaagggaaataactcatgtaaatatataaatgtacaatGTGTAGTAAATCCTTCAGTTGGTAATATGAAGCAACTCTTGATTTTCTTGTactatttcttttataaatcttttttttgtctgtcgAGTGCTTACCTTTTGTGATCATTATTCCTCAGCAAAACCTAGCTTCTAACTACCTTGCTTCATGCAGAAGAGTTTACTATACTGCCTCAGGACCAAGATATAGTTGTTTAACTTCCAGTAAAAGAAGATGTAGGACAGCGAGTCGCAGAGGTGGCCATAAGTCAGCAAGTCAGAATGATGAACAAGGTCCAAGTCAAAAAGGTTGCCAAAGGACAACAGGTCAGAAAGATGGAGGCCAAAGTAAAAATGTTGGCCAAAGTAGATCAAGTAAAAGAGCTAGAAGAgtcagaatgttttttttataatctatcTATTGGTGTGATGAAACCATCCCAATTGATCAGTTGAATATAAATTGTGTGTATTTgtcttttatgtatttttactGAGACTTAGGCTTACTATGATGAATCattagttttaattttcaatgtattaattttttgtatttagGAAAAATATCAATGGCTTATTTATATGCATTTCCCTAAACAAGttatacttttttctttcatgcTAATTCCCACAATTTTTCTGGCCACATCGAGTTCTATTTCTGCTTCAACACTTTATATTCTTCTGGATCAGTTATGctagtttttgtttatatttggtTCTCAGTGATTTAGAAACTGATTAGGAAGTTATTGACTGGTTCTATCATTCTGTCATTTTCACAGTGTGTTTATCACACTACCTTATTagtatttgtttctttgtatttgtatCTTATTGTTTGGCTGATTGAAACAATTATTGAATTTATAATAATAGCACAGcaatatgtaaaaaaataattgatcatTTATAGTTATaaggattttttaaacatattctCCGGCTAATTCTAAGATCCCCCGACATTTACTTGCATGCTTCAAAGCTAGATTTTTGTGCCTTTTAAtagatttgtaacattttttaaattcgcTTTGAACATCAGTATTTATTGATagaccaaatatttaaattatctcTTGATGTACATTTATTGACTT
Protein-coding regions in this window:
- the LOC129922721 gene encoding uncharacterized protein LOC129922721, giving the protein MFLVRIKEVSQKKQRKNRGTKGSVQEVDKKLDVTVTEAKPSQDKEDATNAKKKEPAQYEYFDYRVYLAESDEGYTEVVRKHKPRRNVSSLDKTSSNKDSSSSTDTEKRKKESRRSKGKSSATNTDVKKKENSPQNIGKSSTANPGNMKKEPTSTKETARK
- the LOC106065370 gene encoding serine-rich adhesin for platelets-like; its protein translation is MTDLSTSRPSAKNPNVEKHQPSDKSNSSHSDPSSTASTPTFPSVSKPFLKGITKSFSSVVAGTNASSTTTRSRTIWNSSIGNTSAKKIASVSDSGWVKNSTQKPSQQSSRGVVKLSNQSQPDKKQPEKNQEMYGRPFDEKATYEDEDVGFILQESTDKILHANSLEKSTSSESSVDSLTNSSHASSIHSLLGVNDDASTHSDLEKKQELVSSTSDERANSEDSDDGLTSLQSHSNSSEKITSSESSVDLLTNSSHAFSIQSLLGFNNESSTQSNLEKKRELVSSSSDERASSEDSDIGCSSLQSYSNSAEKSTSFESSEKLITNSSPAFSIQSNLEKKEELVSISSDERASSEDRDIGCIMSPNNSSQPDVNCHVINAYTDVAWHNFVSQTEAFFQSLQSEFYRKQSTYPEFKIEQELVSSFSDERATSKDCNAECTGLEAIGPIDLSLRPQSQSTASEQLCNHSFQDSLIKSPNNNLVVSLPNEMTSPVMNVDVNDAWDAFVNQTQAFYQTVDGLQSTHPKLEENQDERVTYEDSGVVWTSQGAMTSSDMSHKPHSTCSDQLEMLCISIQDNLLMSPNNPLASSLPDEMTSPVINADIANTTRFFENLLHPQDFCRTPGKQRNTSMIDNCTEKKAFGNPFHVPAFDSPFPYSDRGRKISLNQNTLASSVGHSDIWLNHSIVFESLQQELEDEKDLRQAVEREGLTSLKVERTIWLEKLKNVALNNIKNLEELVKSAGQKDDRYGYSQLKQKIRDWTLHLEFCDQGLIEATQGGLQMTTLEKLMDSLQVSSAPISIFKEAPVSPVLLERYESVTRAIQRSFPGYPRSSIITKLEVIKALSGGTLNMFSNYHLIKAITNSIIQDRVQQQNLASNYLASCRRVYYTASGPRYSCLTSSKRRCRTASRRGGHKSASQNDEQGPSQKGCQRTTGQKDGGQSKNVGQSRSSKRARRVRMFFL